AGTTTTAGGCTACACCTTCACtcgtttttcttcttctttttggcgTGGAGTTGTTAAAGGAATGGAGATTAACATAGGCTTAATTCCAGGAAACCAAACCATTCCCtcagtatttgtaaaaaaccgcaATAAACGTGAACGAAGGACACAGGCAACAGCATTTTAATTATAGAAACGATTTCGATTTACTCGCATAcaagattcaaaattcatttatttgaagtatttgaaacttcaagtaagtctcttttgtagtgactaccaccggttcggaaggcagattccaccgagaagagccggcaagaaactctttttaaactatatatttatgtacaccaaaaatagaaatgcACCCAAATTTGAACCCTGTGGGATGCTTATTGGCGTTGATGACCCCTGCGATTtaataatgtcttttatgcatacGATTTGGGTTCAGTCACTGAGATAAGTGGCAACTAAATTAAGTGCAatgtttttgataccataatgggctagtttaagaagcaaggttttttGATCATCACAagcgaatgctttggatagaccACAAAAACACCAATGACTTTCTGCGAGCGTTCTCAGGTATcgtaaacatgttttaaaagttaagttgttttattaaatttggaaaaatatctctatcaacacattcattaaaaagtatggctaaatAAGGGGCAATaatgtctataatgttagatattcctatcattatttaaagttgtttcaataaactctgagctacagtaggtgaagaatttgGACCTATTGATTCAGAGACAAAGAAAAGTCgtaattattacttgtttatGACACTGAaatcaaggttttttttatcgatacaTCGAAAACATCACTATTGCCAAGAAATATCGATACGTTTTCTCAAGCCTAACAGCTTACGAAgtgtttgtaaatatatttttcatttcaaattttttaattatttggccCAAAAATCATGAATTTGTCATATACCTTaagaagatattttatatttaatattaaatcgaaattCAATAGAAGTCTCAGTGATGCACAGAATTTTCTTGAGGTTAAAGGAAAACAACAGGAAAATCCATTAGATTCTATCAGGAAAGATATGTCGGAAATTACTCCCTATTTTCCGGAATCATTTAATTTATCAGCTTACATTAACAGTTCGCAATCTTTACAAAATTTGCTTCATCTAAATATTAATCTCAGCAAAATTGAAAAGCAACCTCACATTGCAGAAAAAATACTGAAACTGGATTTTAACAATGACATGAAAGatcatattctttttttaaaagattatgtAGATATGGAAAATATTGGGCTGTTCATTACAAAAAATCCTCTTATTTTGTGTCAGTCAATTGAAGATCTTCAAGTTAGATTGAATTATTTGGAATCAAAACATTTCAGTGCAGatcaaattaaacaaataatatcaaGAAACCCTTTTTGGTTGATGTTCAGGTAAATTAATGGTTTGGATTTTTGGATTCCACCCCTCCTATATTTGAATCTGAGAGCAGGCATTAGCAAATTTCAAGAATGCTGAAGAACTATTAAAAAGCtttgtttattgttacacaggttcatgaaaatatatattgccATGCTTTCtctatattcataatatttgttttctatTCTTAAGGTAAACCAGCAATGGATTGTAGCAACATTACaattaaatgaagaaatattCTATTCAGGGCcattaaaatcattaattactattataaatcttaatgttttcttttacagCACTTTAAGGATTGATAAACGCTTGGGATATTTTCagcaaaagtttaatttagtgGGTAAAGAAATAAGGCAGCTTGTAACTAGACAGCCtaaaattattacatataatttacACCACATAAATACAAACTCTTTTGTTATTAAGGAGGAAATGGgatttaatgatgatgaaataaagtttttaatctTAAATATACCAAAATTATGGATGTTGCGTAAGTTTTCTTTAAACTGTGTATTTGGACAGGATGGATTGTAAAATCCTCCTTATACCGTAGGTTGTTTTGAGTTTATTTCAACACCTActttataaatacctaattgtttgcccataacaattattcaaataGTAGTTTCACAACTTAAAAGCCAACAatcatatatttaatttctttaagtaTGAACAACATTTGTAAAGTGAATATATTAAGGGGTTTTGAATGTCAAAtggttgtaaataataaatcaattacaATTTtggaagaaatatttatttaaatatataaactgttATTTACATTAggaaagtatattatgtaatttttgttacAGATCAAAAATCCTTGCTTGAAAGATTCAATTACCTTCACAATGTGATAAAAATACAGCATGATGCTATAATGACTCATCCCAAAGTCCTTCTATGTAGAAATTTTAGGATAAAACAAAgacatttgtttttaaaaagtttggGAAGAGCTCAATATGAATCTATTAAAGAAAACTATGTACCAATTACTGCTTTGTATGAAGGTACTGATGTAGAATTCTGTAGAAATTATGGTAAATGTCACATTGACAACTTCAATATGTTTCTTAAAACTTTGTAGTGTTGGAAGTTAGCCTGCTTTACCTAGAACAACTTTGTGTTGGAAGGCATTGAGCGAGTGATATAAAAGAGTGTCAAAAATTCCAGCTACAGTGAATACACCTCCTACAATTGCACATATATTTGTAGCAAAATGGCCTATTGACCTGAAACAGAAAAAGACTCATGTGGTATTGATACACAAATAAGAagttggcaaataaataaatttgaatcaaGTTAAGCAATACTCTAATACTCAATAAACAATGCCTCAAGATTCTCTCACccaattgttatttaaaaaataccagcCGCCTCAATCTTACCCAAGCATAGGCTTGATGATTCATTTTTGAAGCAAACAGAATAAGAAATTAAACACATCCCATGCTAAAAGTTTGTTGGCCCACTACTGCAAGTGACTAAGGGCCATTGCACCTATGCCCAATGTAAATTTATATGTCACTAATGGTAACAAGATACCTATTAAAAGTTCAGAAGCAAGTCAATCTAAGGCAGTAAAGGGTATTTCCCAGGTCAATCCACAAACATTGGTAtctgtatgaataaatatacaggTGAAGATGAAATGATCTGCCCTGCTGTCCCTGGTCTGCTTgcaactatttattaattcggAAAAATTTACTCATCAGATTTCCGTGCCAAAAAGTAcaactttaataaaagttaattgataaatgtgtataaattattttacgaaCCTTTCCTTTTCTGTATATTTTACCATTAAGGGTGATAATTCATAACTAAAGAATGCCCCTGGCATACCAGATTCTGTATTTACATTTGACACAGGCTTTTTATGTCTCGTTACAGAGAACTGGTTTGTGTGTAGAactg
This Pararge aegeria chromosome 3, ilParAegt1.1, whole genome shotgun sequence DNA region includes the following protein-coding sequences:
- the LOC120636997 gene encoding transcription termination factor 3, mitochondrial encodes the protein MNLSYTLRRYFIFNIKSKFNRSLSDAQNFLEVKGKQQENPLDSIRKDMSEITPYFPESFNLSAYINSSQSLQNLLHLNINLSKIEKQPHIAEKILKLDFNNDMKDHILFLKDYVDMENIGLFITKNPLILCQSIEDLQVRLNYLESKHFSADQIKQIISRNPFWLMFSTLRIDKRLGYFQQKFNLVGKEIRQLVTRQPKIITYNLHHINTNSFVIKEEMGFNDDEIKFLILNIPKLWMLHQKSLLERFNYLHNVIKIQHDAIMTHPKVLLCRNFRIKQRHLFLKSLGRAQYESIKENYVPITALYEGTDVEFCRNYGKCHIDNFNMFLKTL